Proteins encoded by one window of Geobacter sp. DSM 9736:
- the rpmE gene encoding 50S ribosomal protein L31 → MKEGIHPKYTEVTVKCLCGNTFQTKSTRPEISTEICSACHPFFTGKQKLVDTAGRVERFKKRYGM, encoded by the coding sequence ATGAAAGAAGGAATCCATCCGAAGTACACTGAAGTCACGGTGAAATGCCTTTGCGGCAACACCTTCCAGACAAAATCCACAAGGCCGGAGATCAGCACCGAGATTTGCTCGGCCTGCCATCCGTTTTTTACCGGGAAGCAAAAGCTGGTCGATACGGCCGGCCGCGTGGAGCGGTTCAAGAAACGTTACGGCATGTAA
- the thyX gene encoding FAD-dependent thymidylate synthase — translation MKVALLQHTPQPELTIALAAKLCYSPVGIEELSGRLSASDVQAFLDKILSLGHQSVLEHASFTFGIEGISRACSHQLVRHRVASYSQQSQRYVTFKEDNFPQVLPPTIAASEKRATLFAQAMDACAAAYRALIEDGTPAEDARFVLPNAAETKIMVTMNARELLHFFSLRCCERAQWEIREVALEMLRLVRRVAPTIFRQAGPDCLCGPCPEGNMTCGKIADVRTFFKEMT, via the coding sequence TTGAAGGTTGCTCTCCTACAGCACACTCCCCAGCCGGAACTGACCATTGCTCTGGCTGCCAAACTCTGCTACTCCCCGGTCGGCATCGAGGAGCTCTCCGGAAGGCTCTCCGCGTCCGATGTCCAGGCCTTTCTAGACAAGATACTGTCACTGGGTCACCAGTCGGTGCTGGAGCACGCATCCTTTACCTTCGGAATCGAGGGTATATCCCGTGCGTGCTCTCATCAGCTGGTGCGCCACCGGGTGGCGAGCTATAGCCAGCAGTCGCAACGATACGTTACTTTCAAAGAAGATAATTTCCCTCAGGTCTTACCTCCGACCATTGCCGCCTCAGAGAAGCGAGCAACTCTGTTCGCTCAGGCGATGGACGCGTGCGCAGCAGCTTACCGCGCTCTCATCGAAGACGGTACTCCGGCGGAGGATGCCCGTTTCGTTCTTCCAAATGCGGCAGAAACGAAGATAATGGTGACCATGAACGCCCGGGAGCTGCTTCACTTCTTTTCGCTGCGTTGCTGCGAGCGTGCGCAGTGGGAAATACGGGAGGTAGCTCTGGAAATGCTGCGGCTAGTGAGGCGGGTTGCTCCGACGATTTTCCGGCAGGCAGGTCCTGATTGCCTGTGCGGACCCTGTCCAGAAGGGAACATGACCTGCGGGAAGATCGCAGATGTCCGCACCTTTTTCAAGGAGATGACATGA
- a CDS encoding DUF1385 domain-containing protein, giving the protein MKRAMRLLSRLVLLAERINVGGQAVIEGVMMRAPRSLAIAVRKPSGEIAVKREEVVPLSERYPVVKLPVVRGAVALFTSLVAGIKALNFSANEALDEGEKKEEFSTLAMGGTMAVAFGFGILLFFILPLYLTKLLVPIIGDSNLVFNLVDGAIRVAVFLIYIWSISRMKDIQRVFQYHGAEHKSIFAFEAGRELTLENVRGYSRLHPRCGTSFLLIVMLVSILVFSLIPKLWPFYLKAGARVVLLPVIAGISYEFLKWSARNDTHPIVKMVIAPGLALQRLTTREPDDSQIEVAIRSLNEALEVNAGYKDDRLVV; this is encoded by the coding sequence ATGAAACGCGCGATGCGGTTGCTGAGCCGGCTGGTCTTGTTGGCGGAACGGATAAATGTCGGAGGGCAGGCGGTTATAGAGGGAGTCATGATGCGCGCTCCCCGCTCCCTTGCCATAGCAGTCAGGAAGCCGAGTGGCGAGATAGCGGTCAAGCGGGAGGAGGTAGTCCCGTTGTCGGAGCGGTATCCGGTGGTCAAGCTGCCGGTGGTCCGGGGTGCGGTGGCGCTCTTTACATCGCTGGTCGCCGGGATCAAGGCTCTCAATTTTTCGGCCAACGAAGCGCTGGATGAGGGAGAAAAGAAGGAGGAATTCAGCACGCTTGCCATGGGAGGCACCATGGCCGTCGCGTTCGGTTTCGGTATTCTCCTTTTTTTCATTCTTCCCCTCTATCTGACCAAGCTCCTTGTTCCCATCATCGGCGATTCAAATCTTGTATTCAATCTGGTTGATGGCGCGATCCGTGTGGCGGTATTCCTGATCTACATCTGGTCGATCTCCCGGATGAAAGATATCCAGCGTGTATTCCAGTATCATGGGGCGGAGCATAAATCGATCTTCGCGTTCGAGGCGGGTCGTGAGCTGACGCTTGAAAACGTCAGAGGCTACAGCCGTCTGCATCCCCGCTGCGGCACGAGTTTCCTGCTCATCGTCATGCTCGTGAGCATCCTTGTTTTTTCGCTTATTCCGAAGCTCTGGCCTTTCTATCTGAAGGCGGGGGCGAGGGTCGTTCTCCTGCCGGTGATCGCCGGCATCTCGTACGAGTTCCTCAAATGGAGCGCCAGGAACGATACTCATCCCATCGTGAAGATGGTGATAGCCCCCGGGCTCGCCTTGCAGCGGCTCACCACCCGTGAGCCCGACGACAGCCAGATCGAGGTCGCTATCCGCTCTCTCAACGAGGCGCTAGAGGTGAATGCCGGGTACAAGGACGATCGGCTGGTCGTATAA